From the Toxoplasma gondii ME49 chromosome VIIa, whole genome shotgun sequence genome, one window contains:
- a CDS encoding PGAP1 family protein (encoded by transcript TGME49_205040~Predicted trans-membrane domain (TMHMM2.0):140-163:1493-1516:1579-1602:1644-1667:1768-1791:1794-1814:1878-1901:1998-2021): MGALETYSSRPHSGDRSNLNGSNSQRRRSRGGLPLGTKPGRRSESPENKGNDKDNGSEGSWLAAATRAVTEVDSRNTQETCETRMLHPARAFPPKHRRLEAIETTLGAAKGESAALECEKQGLSAPVRRAVLWLRRHAKNAAFYLAIFAFSFILLSGLSPYYHGNHTRNLVRASGRFPRVPLEKNSHYALLFVKLTADDPAPDFSRPFNLPRRSRPQKMVESSKNDERTQEDEDEADVEYYPMLVVPGHRGDWRQVLPLGKTLHDIALKRNNPTASVGNEIDPDEAMEHHIFGTGYGENQQGDGLESRTTNNQNGRKVKVVYHLYVVDFHREPSAFHPTILDKQADFVIQCLEKLQSLYVPARDRGASSNLGPPLTLVGHSLGGTVVLRVLSKRRRLRSSSEVSALRDLSISPALEAEGVDAHPLEGSAKASLCEPDLSSFSFLTTVLLSSPVGGHPAIQLALPYRFFYRRLWHDFGEQFGIPVSKAALARAKEAEAGGTENHALVERAEAKPCLPSTTFLYSVASGWIDEFVVPPAALPPLFRFRFSWRARGLPKVDAASQPGHTLHSQLHFFPLLLPFSRDVHTRHTHDNLMWSRPPLLLLAQILREQERLMGTLRDAEQRVPEARLAQRAASLERTILGKSRGDAKANGAKALATTPNSGGSASTAAAVGSRLAEAWVPLVRRMVQRVDTLTVSPFATFLSPWAPLSSLASLNLSSAAADTPRPWEAGLSTGAVPVSRELESRLQNLLDTVFAKTRRCGSSLLPNQVDSGRGESSGGDASCSVQSGGSAEAESGLYKIVSSLSELTSQPLVSPPPVVLYPLVAGTEEPLGGASADAGNDHKPSSAAETTTGSVPSIQSTSAFQRSLFFGLKPSPLAPFQRSSEGDDYNEASLPLCRRQVTLEKGDGGFSGAEKLDEVVASDVSRFLDILLSRLKADDSSLCSSTGSCATPSKASAPSAMESGRPGAVNTDDSSSSVVFSAESAFPFAFFVANRRTPTSSAPGEARFSFRFLPPSFSLFYPTRACGWLLPPTAAPGGTRDSTRAPTEDKLSRGDDFPVLILLNMNAPFPASRPQVASEVSARAEAETGAGEDGVTRRQSPGTGVVGASSARPSGAPPSSSPVPSSVSAPFSSGGAPTFQLSFSFLPFSFTRFLSYFPSLQFLLSLFAPMSVRVPLATLTASSTPSLLSAPSYLLLPSPASLAFFFPYQYTTRVEFVKQRSVSRPAASLADRMPRLFRSLCRQLDLVLVAWEQPEVAAAALSGLPDRGDTSVLDLLYRGSGAQQQKFSMKKRCFLRKASNSLAGRWWPSLSVEAVSGPERTEGADGAEPGRSVVEQWTAIFQRWAKKVQFLDAESSLHIFAPRYMPPNATACTSEAQRREWREEDESPRTFSGTSNMGATPREECRQKRKGDTDDAKFIREQTTPVLLLPTVHVDDTSFMEEMEEGVTGWSAAAVRDASVSTAADGESDEWSAELVVEATGSMLSFVRLLLNMYTSVFVAFLVVISCLLLGCFLLTPLALQAGTASKTDRGLHPANVANSGGHTTAACSGLQTDHIDKYLAAARERNKSIFRTSVRFRLALSCGLVAILSVVILSYSHAFFADFCQLHPQTDAEAFVDLSPSLVSSFLVPPSSYLFSMQAPLPPVSLLFVLLGLAGVAFWLMFHVGRAICRIVRFAFVGLAHVTTCLVSRSARARTAESGGETSFVQSVIAKVDRMVEGNGSSAGEDRAVTRKHRHKEAFEEASRESGVGSEQGSANRRAAACDTSGNVDSSVGVCLVGALASFLLLLAVRQPHQAALIMLVACFVCLFFSFVRESSSHAETGALGATNTEGYTGFDRGSSEGTTERNGVSKGHLGNKRVDDEVVAWDHSQRRRCILTLLWWQLLMCLLLDALPVGLAVWRLIGLHEIAEGGVCQVADKNNSLAAAMAESIHALRQTELDDSTQVWRLGLWVLSPSLQSFPLSETDVSEEISVRNGEAASLSDRFNVFASILRHEEPLFQAFSMCLALIPAIWLISWLLLQSIWESARRKELSSNANEEGFPGASGMPLAVKVQAMWQVVAALILPSLAFWLPDGMQMVLSVIVLMQCIVFSVERLRVPACPHKSVTGP; encoded by the exons ATGGGGGCTCTCGAAACATATTCCTCTCGGCCGCATTCTGGTGACCGCTCGAACTTGAATGGGTCTAACTCTCAGAGGCGCCGCTCTCGTGGAGGACTCCCTCTGGGGACGAAACCTGGGAGGAGGTCCGAGTCTccagaaaacaaaggaaacgaCAAAGACAACGGGAGCGAAGGCTCCTGGTTGGCTGCAGCCACGCGGGCCGTCACCGAGGTCGACTCTCGCAACACACAAGAAACTTGCGAAACTCGAATGTTACATCCAGCGCGAGCTTTCCCTCCTAAACACAGGCGACTGGAGGCAATAGAAACGACTCTGGGTGCCGCCAAAGGCGAGTCTGCCGCGCTAGAATGCGAGAAACAGGGGCTTTCAGCGCCCGTTCGGCGCGCAGTTCTCTGGCTTCGAAGGCATGCGAAGAACGCAGCTTTCTACCTCGCGATATTCGCCTTCAGTTTCATCCTACTGTCTGGGCTGTCACCCTACTACCACGGGAACCACACGCGCAATCTGGTCCGAGCTTCCGGCCGATTccctcgcgttcctctcgaaAAAA ACTCGCACTACGCTCTGCTTTTTGTCAAGCTGACGGCCGACGACCCCGCACCGGATTTCAGCCGACCCTTCAACCTCCCACGAAGAAGTCGTCCACAGAAAATGGTGGAGTCCAGTAAAAATGATGAAAGGACCCAAGAGGACGAGGATGAAGCGGATGTTGAGTACTACCCCATGCTGGTGGTGCCAGGTCACCGCGGCGACTGGCGCCAGGTGCTCCCTTTGGGAAAGACTCTCCACGACATAGCACTGAAAAGAAACAATCCGACAGCCTCGGTCGGGAACGAAATCGATCCAGATGAAGCAATGGAACACCACATTTTCGGGACTGGCTACGGCGAAAACCAGCAGGGGGATGGTTTAGAATCGCGGACGACGAACAATCAAAATGGGCGGAAAGTAAAAGTTGTGTATCATCTCTACGTCGTCGATTTCCATAGAGAGCCCTCTGCGTTCCACCCCACAATTCTCGACAAGCAG GCTGACTTTGTCATCCAGTGCCTGGAGAAGCTGCAATCTCTGTACGTTCCTGCTCGGGATCGTGGGGCATCATCGAATCTAGGTCCTCCGTTGACTCTGGTGGGTCACTCCCTTGGAGGCACAGTGGTGCTGCGAGTTCTTTCCAAACGTCGACGCCTGCGGTCATCGAGCGAAGTGAGCGCTTTAAGGGATCTGTCCATTTCACCCGCTCTCGAAGCCGAGGGCGTTGACGCGCATCCACTGGAGGGTAGCGCGAAGGCGTCTCTGTGCGAGCCCGACTTGtcgtccttttccttcttgacAACCGTCCTCCTGAGCAGTCCAGTGGGAGGGCACCCAGCAATTCAGCTGGCCTTGCCATACCGCTTCTTTTACCGGCGTTTGTGGCACGACTTCGGAGAGCAGTTTGGAATTCCTGTTTCCAAGGCAGCGCTAGCTCGAGCCAAGGAAGCTGAGGCTGGCGGTACTGAAAACCATGCGCTTGTCGAACGCGCCGAAGCGAAGCCATGTCTCCCCTCCACAACGTTTCTCTACTCCGTCGCATCGGGCTGGATTGACGAGTTTGTCGTTCCACCGGCCGCTCTGCCCCCGCTGTTCcggtttcgtttctcctggAGAGCACGAGGCCTTCCGAAGGTGGACGCGGCCTCGCAGCCCGGCCACACGCTCCACTCCCAGCTCCACTTTTTCCCGCTGTTGCTGCCCTTTTCGCGAGATGTCCATACGCGCCACACGCACGACAACCTCATGTGGTCCCGACCGCCGCTCCTGCTGTTGGCGCAGATTTTAAGGGAACAAGAGAGACTCATGGGCACTCTGCGAGACGCGGAACAACGCGTTCCAGAGGCTCGGCTCGCGCAGCGCGCCGCTAGCTTGGAAAGAACCATCCTCGGAAAGTCCCGTGGCGACGCGAAGGCCAATGGCGCTAAGGCGCTCGCGACAACTCCAAATTCGGGTGGATCTGCGTCGACTGCGGCGGCCGTTGGATCTCGCCTCGCGGAAGCTTGGGTCCCTCTCGTCCGGCGAATGGTGCAAAGAGTTGACACCTTGACAGTCTCTCCATTCGCCACGTTTCTGTCGCCTTGGGCGCCcctgtcctctctcgcttctctgaaTCTTTCTTCCGCTGCTGCAGACACCCCACGGCCCTGGGAAGCAGGCCTGTCAACGGGTGCGGTTCCAGTCAGCAGGGAACTGGAAAGTCGCCTGCAGAATCTACTCGACACGGTTTTCGCGAAGACTCGCAGATGTGGtagttctcttcttcccaaCCAGGTCGACAGCGGTCGCGGCGAGAGCAGCGGTGGGGATGCCTCGTGTAGTGTGCAGAGCGGTGGCTCGGCAGAAGCCGAATCTGGGTTGTATAAGAttgtttcctcgctttccgaACTCACTTCGCAGCCCCTGGTCTCGCCGCCCCCCGTCGTCCTTTATCCGCTCGTTGCTGGGACTGAAGAGCCGCTCGGAGGGGCGTCAGCGGACGCAGGGAACGACCATAAGCCGTCTTCAGCTGCGGAAACTACTACGGGTTCCGTTCCCTCGATCCAATCAACCTCCGCATTCCAGAGGTCCCTCTTTTTCGGACTGAAACCATCGCCGCTCGCCCCTTTCCAGCGCTCCAGTGAAGGAGATGACTACAACGAAGCGTCTCTGCCGTTGTGTCGTCGCCAGGTGACTTTGGAGAAGGGCGACGGCGGATTCTCAGGTGCTGAGAAGCTGGACGAAGTCGTTGCCTCCGACGTCTCTAGATTCCTCGACATACTTCTGAGCCGCCTGAAGGCTGACGActcttccctctgttcaTCTACAGGATCTTGTGCGACCCCGAGCAAGGCGAGCGCGCCGTCTGCAATGGAGAGCGGCAGGCCTGGAGCAGTGAACACGGACGACTCAAGCAGTTCAGTGGTGTTTTCCGCGGAGTCCGCTTTCCcgtttgcgttttttgtggCGAACCGTAGGACCCCGACCTCGAGTGCTCCCGGTGAAGCTCGATTTTCCTTCCGGTTCCTCCCGccttcattttctctcttctatCCTACTAGGGCATGTGGATGGCTGCTGCCTCCGACGGCTGCTCCGGGCGGCACAAGAGATTCGACGCGGGCTCCGACTGAGGACAAGTTGTCGCGTGGAGACGACTTTCCAGTTTTGATTCTTTTGAATATGAACGCGCCTTTCCCAGCCAGTAGACCGCAGGTCGCGAGCGAGGTTTCAGCGCGAGCGGAAGCGGAGACGGGAGCAGGTGAGGATGGCGTGACTCGCCGGCAAAGTCCAGGGACCGGAGTGGTGGGGGCCTCAAGCGCGCGACCCTCTGGAGccccgccttcctcgtcgcctgtGCCGTCGTCCGTTTCTGCGCCCTTCTCCTCAGGCGGAGCCCCTACGTTTCAGCTGTcattctcttttctcccgttttcGTTTACGAGGTTTCTTTCGTACTTTCCTTCACtccagttccttctctccctcttcgctcCCATGTCGGTGCGAGTACCTCTCGCCACGCTGACGGCCTCGTCCactccctctctcttgtcgGCGCCCAGctaccttcttcttccgtctcctgcctctcttgccttctttttcccGTACCAGTACACGACGCGAGTGGAATTCGTGAAACAGCGGTCTGTCTCCCGGCCCGCGGCCTCGCTGGCAGACCGCATGCCTCGCCTgttccgctctctctgccgccagCTGGACCTCGTCCTCGTGGCTTGGGAGCAGCCCGAGGTGGCGGCGGCGGCTCTGAGCGGCTTGCCTGATAGGGGCGACACCTCCGTTTTGGATTTACTTTATCGAGGCAGCGGCGCGCAACAGCAGAAGTTCTCAATGAAGAAACGCTGCTTTCTGCGAAAGGCGTCCAACTCGCTTGCGGGGCGGTGGTGGCCGAGTCTGAGCGTGGAGGCCGTGAGTGGTccggagagaacagaaggcgCTGATGGCGCGGAGCCAGGCCGCAGCGTTGTGGAACAATGGACTGCGATTTTTCAACGCTGGGCGAAAAAAGTGCAGTTCCTCGATGCAGAGAGCTCTCTGCACATCTTTGCTCCGCGCTACATGCCGCCAAACGCGACGGCGTGCACAAGTGAAGCCCAACGAAGGGAAtggcgagaggaagatgagagCCCGCGAACATTCTCGGGCACGAGCAACATGGGCGCCACGCCGCGAGAAGAGTgtagacagaaaagaaagggtGATACTGATGACGCAAAGTTCATCAGAGAACAAACAACGCCAGTGCTTCTCCTGCCCACGGTGCACGTTGACGACACGAGCTTCATGGAGGAAATGGAGGAAGGCGTGACGGGGTGGTCGGCCGCAGCGGTGCGCGACGCCTCGGTTTCTACCGCTGCAGACGGCGAGTCTGATGAATGGAGCGCCGAACTTGTCGTCGAAGCGACCGGGTCCATGCTGTCTTTTGTTCGACTTCTTCTAAACATGTATACATCCGTGTTTGTTGCCTTCCTTGTCGTGATTTCCTGCCTCCTCCTCGGCTGTTTTCTTTTGACGCCGCTCGCCTTGCAAGCCGGGACTGCCTCAAAAACGGATCGTGGCCTTCACCCCGCGAATGTCGCAAACTCCGGCGGGCACACAACAGCCGCGTGCAGCGGTTTGCAAACTGACCATATCGATAAGTATCTCGCAGCAgcccgagagagaaacaagtcGATATTCAGGACCTCTGTCAGGTTTCGTTTGGCGCTGTCTTGCGGCCTTGTGGCCATTCTTAGTGTAGTTATTCTCTCATattcgcatgcgtttttcgcAGACTTCTGTCAGCTTCACCCGCAAACAGACGCGGAAGCTTTTGTAgatttgtctccttctcttgtctcttcatTCTTGGTTCCGCCTTCGTCGTATTTGTTCTCGATGCAGGCCCCGCTGCCCCCCGTTAGTCTCTTATTCGTCCTTCTCGGGCTGGCCGGCGTTGCATTTTGGTTGATGTTTCACGTCGGTCGGGCGATTTGCCGAATTGTTAGGTTCGCATTTGTCGGCTTAGCTCATGTCACAACCTGCTTGGTGTCCCGCTCTGCGCGCGCACGTACCGCTGAGAGCGGGGGTGAAACATCGTTCGTGCAAAGTGTCATCGCCAAGGTGGATCGCATGGTGGAAGGGAACGGCTCGAGCGCTGGGGAGGATCGAGCCGTCACgcgaaaacacagacacaaagaagCTTTTGAGGAAGCGTCGAGGGAGAGTGGCGTCGGGTCGGAGCAGGGATCGGCGAACCGTAGGGCCGCCGCCTGCGATACATCAGGCAATGTAGATAGTTCTGTTGGTGTCTGCCTGGTAGGGGCGCTGGCGAGCTTTTTGTTACTTCTGGCTGTGCGTCAACCGCACCAGGCCGCACTGATTATGTTAGTTGCTTGCTTTGTttgcttgtttttttcgtttgtaCGGGAGAGCAGCTCACACGCCGAGACTGGCGCTTTGGGAGCGACGAACACGGAGGGGTATACCGGTTTCGACCGCGGCTCCTCGGAAGGCACAACTGAGCGGAACGGAGTCTCTAAGGGGCATCTGGGAAACAAAAGAGTGGACGATGAAGTCGTGGCCTGGGACCATTCGCAACGAAGACGCTGCATTTTGACGCTGCTTTGGTGGCAGCTGCTCAtgtgtcttctcctcgatGCGCTCCCGGTGGGACTTGCGGTCTGGCGGCTCATCGGATTGCACGAGATAGCGGAAGGTGGCGTGTGCCAG GTTGCAGACAAAAACAACTCACTCGCGGCAGCCATGGCCGAATCTATTCACGCGCTTCGCCAAACAGAGTTGGACGATTCCACTCAAGTTTGGCGTCTGGGTCTCTGGGTTCTGTCGCCATCACTACAGTCTTTTCCCCTTTCGGAGACTGACGTTTCGGAAGAAATTTCTGTCAGAAACGGCGaagccgcgtctctctccgaccGCTTCAACGTTTTTGCCTCTATTCTTCGCCATGAAGAACCCCTGTTCCAAGCGTTTTCTATGTGCCTGGCTCTGATTCCAGCCATCTGGCTTATTTCGTGGCTCTTGCTGCAGTCGATATGGGAGAGtgcgcgaagaaaggaacttTCCTCAAACGCCAACGAAGAAGGTTTCCCTGGAGCATCCGGGATGCCCTTAGCTGTAAAGGTGCAGGCGATGTGGCAG GTGGTCGCAGCTCTTATTCTTCCCTCGCTAGCGTTTTGGCTGCCAGACGGTATGCAAATGGTCTTGAGTGTCATCGTGTTGATGCAATGcatcgttttttctgttgagAGGCTTCGCGTCCCTGCATGCCCTCACAAATCTGTTACTGGCCCCTAA